A single genomic interval of Brevundimonas diminuta harbors:
- a CDS encoding metalloprotease, which translates to MSNIDTTDQTPGRAPGLWDAKPEPTSARGAAQAPAAEAPVEKDQSLVWAMLSTALMGGFLWWITGSAIVAGAVLIGLFVHEAGHALAMNKLGMGPARIYIIPFLGGLAKARREPKSEWDGVLVSLAGPAFGLLAMIPFVGVWMVLGQGEWLMGAFFIAMLNLVNLVPAPPLDGSKALGPVLTRVHPRLEQIVLLVIGVAVVWWGLTTGRFILAAFLALSVFSHLKRGVWRAAWGTLSWSEAGKSLALYLLTLAVCAAAAVGALMPMTGGDPSGAVQLGLNYLGFGR; encoded by the coding sequence ATGAGCAACATAGACACCACAGATCAGACGCCCGGCCGCGCGCCCGGCCTCTGGGACGCCAAGCCCGAACCGACATCGGCGCGCGGAGCCGCGCAGGCGCCCGCAGCCGAAGCGCCGGTCGAGAAGGATCAGAGCCTGGTCTGGGCGATGCTGTCCACGGCGCTGATGGGCGGGTTTCTGTGGTGGATCACGGGCAGCGCCATCGTGGCGGGCGCGGTGCTGATCGGCCTGTTCGTCCATGAGGCGGGCCACGCCTTGGCGATGAACAAGCTCGGTATGGGACCGGCGCGCATCTACATCATCCCCTTCCTGGGCGGCCTGGCCAAGGCGCGGCGTGAGCCGAAGAGCGAATGGGACGGGGTTCTGGTGTCATTGGCCGGACCGGCCTTCGGCCTGCTGGCGATGATCCCGTTCGTCGGGGTCTGGATGGTTCTGGGGCAGGGCGAATGGCTGATGGGCGCCTTCTTCATCGCCATGCTCAATCTGGTGAACCTCGTGCCGGCGCCGCCTCTGGATGGATCCAAGGCTCTAGGGCCGGTGCTGACGCGTGTGCACCCGCGCCTTGAGCAGATTGTGCTGCTGGTCATCGGTGTCGCGGTGGTGTGGTGGGGCCTGACGACCGGGCGGTTCATCCTGGCCGCCTTCCTGGCCCTGTCGGTGTTCAGCCATCTGAAGCGTGGCGTCTGGCGTGCGGCCTGGGGCACGCTGAGTTGGTCCGAGGCGGGCAAGAGCCTGGCGCTCTATCTGCTGACCCTGGCGGTGTGCGCGGCGGCGGCCGTCGGCGCCCTGATGCCGATGACCGGGGGCGATCCGTCCGGCGCGGTGCAGTTGGGCCTCAACTACCTAGGCTTTGGACGATGA
- a CDS encoding PAS domain S-box protein, protein MSAGGSKGRIAGMDRWLVGLARLPATSASRRLFIGVGIALVGLVIRAAASPLYGEVTGFTILLPAVTLAALAAGWTGALAALLVCTGGGWAIVALTATGRDGVLDAIGGAATWNFVLVGLFIAAVGASLRKALSRLSESETRFRELADTAPSPIWLLDAKGEFEFVNAAVFALHGLDIEALREGGWKTAVHPDDLETVKAAEKAGAADRKPFQMEARVQGQDGVWRWMRAVVRPRFDGQGAFVGYAGISFDVTETHEALDAAARAARRQAFLLDLSDRLRDLTDPEDIMADVESTLGALLDVERVGYGEVDQAAGVVSMSRDWTAGVESAQGQFSLNAFGEGLIADLNEGRTIQISDVREDPRTAAVADAFNAIQTRALVRAPLIRTGRLRAFLYVHSATPRDWTEAEVSLVEEVAARTWAEVERARAENETRESEQRFRAIADTAPVLIWVTKQDRTRAFVNRAYVDFHGSDYQTVLNLDWRDVLHPEDQARILAESVNGEATREPFSMEARYRRHDGEWRWLKSFSRPRLAGQEVVGFVGVAFDVTDMRTAQARLEESENRFRTVADSAPALIWMSDDAAQMVFANRRYRTFFGVEADAHLPDSWRSLIHPDDEGVFAAAFMRAFEARDRFEALTRINHPTLGPRWLRTEGVPRFDASGLFQGYVGACLDVTDAKRAEDDLKRINELLEERVDEALIEKAQAEAQLVHAQRMEAVGRLTGGVAHDFNNLLTVVIGALDIILRSEDAAKRKKLGEAALAAARRGESLTHQLLAFSRRQALRPEPIDLNALIRESEPLLRRAVGEAVDFKVKLKRGGAPANVDPAQFEAALLNLIVNARDALGDVTGAKGRQARITVQTRACTVEAGQIAELSAGDYVCVSVADNGEGMSPDIRDRVFEPFFTTKGVGKGTGLGLSQVYGFARQSGGGVQIISEPGRGAEICIFLPPLSAEDAAVTSSLVAADGAALVEGGRMLLVEDDAGVAAIALEILEGFGLEVDWAETGDDALKFLQADDFDLMLTDVVMPGGMSGIDLAREAAARWPDLRIALTSGYVGEDVDAVLADTVWPLLRKPYSSDQLRALLERLSATPAI, encoded by the coding sequence ATGAGCGCAGGCGGATCGAAAGGGCGGATCGCAGGCATGGATCGCTGGCTGGTCGGCCTGGCGCGCTTGCCCGCGACCTCCGCGTCGCGTCGTCTTTTCATCGGGGTCGGCATCGCGCTCGTCGGGCTGGTGATCCGGGCCGCGGCCTCTCCGCTGTATGGCGAGGTGACCGGCTTCACCATCCTGTTGCCGGCGGTGACCCTTGCGGCTCTGGCGGCTGGCTGGACCGGCGCCTTGGCGGCGCTTTTGGTCTGCACCGGCGGCGGCTGGGCGATCGTCGCGCTGACGGCGACCGGTCGCGATGGCGTGCTTGACGCCATCGGCGGTGCGGCGACCTGGAACTTCGTTCTCGTCGGCCTGTTCATCGCGGCGGTTGGCGCGTCGCTGCGCAAGGCCCTGTCGCGGCTGAGCGAAAGCGAGACCCGGTTCCGCGAATTGGCCGATACCGCCCCCTCGCCGATCTGGCTGCTGGACGCCAAGGGCGAGTTCGAGTTCGTCAACGCCGCCGTCTTCGCCTTGCATGGGCTGGACATCGAGGCGTTGCGCGAAGGCGGCTGGAAGACAGCCGTGCACCCCGACGATCTGGAGACCGTAAAGGCGGCCGAGAAGGCCGGCGCCGCTGATCGCAAGCCGTTCCAGATGGAGGCGCGCGTTCAGGGACAGGACGGCGTCTGGCGCTGGATGCGGGCCGTCGTGCGTCCGCGCTTCGACGGGCAAGGCGCCTTCGTCGGCTATGCAGGCATTTCCTTTGACGTGACCGAAACTCACGAGGCGCTGGATGCCGCAGCGCGCGCCGCCCGACGTCAGGCCTTCCTGCTGGATCTCAGCGACCGACTGCGCGACCTGACAGATCCCGAAGACATCATGGCCGATGTGGAGAGCACCCTTGGCGCCCTGCTGGATGTCGAGCGGGTGGGCTATGGCGAGGTCGATCAGGCGGCGGGCGTCGTCTCCATGAGCCGCGACTGGACCGCCGGCGTCGAAAGCGCCCAGGGACAATTTAGCCTGAACGCCTTTGGCGAAGGTCTGATCGCGGACCTGAACGAAGGCCGCACCATCCAGATCTCAGATGTGCGCGAGGATCCTCGCACGGCGGCGGTCGCCGACGCCTTCAACGCCATCCAGACCCGCGCCCTGGTGCGCGCGCCGCTGATCCGCACCGGTCGCTTGCGCGCGTTCCTATATGTCCATTCCGCGACCCCGCGCGACTGGACCGAGGCTGAGGTCAGCCTTGTCGAGGAAGTCGCCGCGCGCACCTGGGCCGAGGTCGAGCGCGCCCGCGCGGAAAACGAGACCCGTGAGAGCGAGCAGCGGTTCCGCGCCATCGCCGACACCGCGCCGGTTCTGATCTGGGTCACGAAACAGGATCGCACGCGCGCCTTCGTCAACCGCGCCTATGTCGATTTCCATGGCTCGGACTATCAGACCGTCCTCAACCTGGATTGGCGCGACGTGCTGCATCCTGAGGATCAGGCGCGCATTCTGGCGGAGTCCGTGAATGGAGAAGCGACGCGCGAGCCCTTTTCGATGGAGGCGCGCTATCGCCGTCACGACGGCGAATGGCGCTGGCTGAAATCCTTCTCACGTCCCCGACTGGCGGGTCAGGAGGTTGTCGGCTTCGTGGGCGTGGCGTTCGACGTGACGGACATGCGCACGGCCCAGGCGCGACTGGAGGAATCCGAGAACCGCTTCCGCACCGTCGCCGACAGTGCCCCCGCCCTGATCTGGATGAGCGACGATGCCGCCCAGATGGTGTTCGCCAACAGGCGCTACCGCACCTTCTTCGGTGTAGAGGCCGACGCGCATCTGCCCGACAGCTGGCGAAGCCTGATCCACCCGGATGACGAAGGAGTGTTCGCCGCCGCCTTCATGCGCGCCTTCGAGGCCCGGGATCGGTTCGAGGCGCTGACGCGGATCAACCACCCGACGCTCGGCCCGCGCTGGCTGCGAACCGAAGGCGTGCCGCGCTTCGACGCCTCGGGCCTATTTCAGGGTTACGTCGGGGCCTGTCTGGATGTGACCGACGCCAAACGAGCCGAAGACGACCTCAAACGCATCAATGAACTGCTGGAAGAACGGGTCGACGAGGCCCTGATCGAAAAGGCCCAGGCCGAGGCGCAACTGGTCCACGCCCAGCGTATGGAGGCGGTCGGGCGGCTGACCGGCGGGGTCGCGCACGACTTCAACAATCTGCTGACCGTGGTGATCGGGGCGTTGGACATCATCTTGCGGAGCGAAGACGCGGCCAAGCGCAAGAAGCTGGGCGAGGCGGCTCTGGCGGCGGCGCGACGGGGCGAGAGCCTAACGCATCAGTTGCTGGCCTTCTCGCGTCGTCAGGCGCTGCGTCCCGAGCCCATCGACCTGAACGCCCTGATCCGCGAGAGCGAACCGCTGCTGCGTCGGGCCGTCGGCGAGGCGGTGGACTTCAAGGTCAAGCTGAAGCGCGGCGGCGCGCCCGCCAATGTCGATCCGGCCCAGTTCGAAGCCGCGCTGCTGAACCTGATCGTCAATGCGCGCGACGCCCTGGGCGATGTGACCGGAGCCAAGGGCCGACAGGCCCGCATCACCGTGCAGACGCGGGCCTGCACCGTCGAGGCCGGACAGATCGCCGAACTGTCGGCCGGCGACTACGTCTGCGTCAGCGTCGCCGACAACGGCGAAGGCATGTCGCCGGACATCCGCGACCGGGTGTTCGAACCCTTCTTCACCACCAAGGGCGTCGGCAAGGGCACAGGCCTGGGCTTGAGCCAGGTCTATGGCTTCGCGCGCCAATCGGGCGGTGGGGTCCAGATCATCTCCGAGCCGGGCCGCGGGGCCGAAATCTGCATCTTCCTGCCGCCGCTGTCGGCGGAAGACGCCGCAGTGACGTCGAGCCTGGTCGCCGCCGATGGCGCCGCCTTGGTCGAGGGCGGGCGGATGTTGCTAGTGGAGGACGACGCCGGCGTCGCAGCCATCGCTCTGGAAATCCTGGAAGGCTTCGGATTGGAGGTCGATTGGGCCGAGACGGGCGACGATGCGCTGAAGTTCCTTCAGGCCGACGACTTCGATCTGATGCTGACCGACGTGGTGATGCCCGGCGGCATGAGCGGCATCGATTTGGCGCGCGAGGCGGCGGCGCGCTGGCCGGACCTGCGGATCGCCCTGACCTCGGGCTACGTCGGCGAAGACGTGGATGCGGTGCTGGCCGACACAGTCTGGCCGCTGTTGCGCAAACCCTATTCATCGGACCAGCTGCGCGCCCTGCTGGAACGCCTAAGCGCTACTCCGGCGATCTGA
- the nadC gene encoding carboxylating nicotinate-nucleotide diphosphorylase — MRRLPEVLIEPVVRLALAEDLGRAGDVTAMACIPEGARMKAAFAARKPGVLAGIDCVRLAVLAMDPKASIDLRLRDGDAFEAGAVLAVVEADARAFLSAERTALNLVGRLSGVATSTRTYVEAVAGTKARIADTRKTTPGLRALEKHAVACGGGINHRFGLDDAILIKDNHVAICGGVAEAVRRAKAFAPHLMKVEVEVDGLDQLDPVLALIDESAAPDVIMLDNFSLDDLRAAVARVAGRVVLEASGGVDLTTVRGIAETGVDVISVGALTHSAPVLDIGLDAL, encoded by the coding sequence ATGAGACGACTTCCTGAAGTGCTGATCGAGCCCGTCGTGCGTCTGGCGCTGGCCGAGGATTTGGGTCGGGCCGGCGATGTGACCGCCATGGCCTGCATCCCTGAGGGTGCGCGGATGAAGGCGGCTTTTGCAGCCAGGAAGCCCGGGGTGCTGGCGGGCATCGACTGCGTGCGCCTGGCCGTGCTGGCCATGGACCCCAAGGCCTCGATCGATTTGAGATTGAGAGACGGCGACGCCTTTGAAGCGGGCGCCGTGCTGGCTGTTGTCGAGGCCGACGCGCGCGCCTTCCTCTCGGCCGAGCGGACGGCGCTCAATCTGGTCGGACGGCTCAGCGGCGTGGCGACCTCGACGCGCACCTATGTCGAGGCCGTCGCCGGGACCAAGGCGCGGATCGCGGATACGCGCAAGACCACGCCGGGGCTGCGCGCGCTGGAGAAACATGCCGTGGCCTGCGGCGGCGGGATCAATCATCGCTTCGGCCTGGATGACGCCATCCTGATCAAGGACAACCACGTCGCCATCTGCGGCGGCGTCGCCGAAGCGGTGCGGCGGGCCAAGGCCTTCGCGCCGCATCTGATGAAGGTCGAGGTCGAGGTCGATGGGCTGGATCAGCTGGACCCCGTATTGGCTCTGATCGACGAGAGCGCGGCGCCGGATGTCATCATGCTGGACAACTTCAGCCTTGACGACCTGCGCGCCGCCGTGGCGCGCGTCGCAGGGCGGGTCGTGCTGGAGGCCTCGGGCGGGGTCGATCTGACAACGGTGCGCGGCATCGCCGAGACGGGCGTGGACGTCATCTCGGTCGGCGCTCTGACCCATTCGGCGCCCGTTCTGGATATCGGCCTGGACGCGCTCTGA
- the ilvA gene encoding threonine ammonia-lyase, biosynthetic, which translates to MQDTIRRILTARVYDVAEETPLDPLRRLSARLERPVLLKREDLQPVFSFKIRGAYNKIASLSEDELSRGVICASAGNHAQGVALAAARRDIPATIVMPTTTPGIKVAAVRALGGEVVLHGDSFDEAYAHARELEGLTGAAFIHPFDDPDVIAGQGTVGLEIARQHADPIEAVFVPIGGGGLAAGVAAIIKFLRPETQIVGVEPVDAPTMKSAIDAGQVVTLNEVGLFADGVAVRRAGTETFRLCKDLLDEIVLVDTDAICAAIKDIFDDSRAIAEPSGAVALAGLKAWAAAHPGSGSLIAVNSGANLNFDRLRHVAERAEIGEGAEALLAVAMKDDRDDYRRFLDSLDGRSVTEFNYRWSGDGQAQIFVGVALRNGPHERDDLIAALRSGGYAVEDMSDNETAKLHVRYMVGGRTVGLPHERILRFQFPERPGAFLRFLNSLQPAWALTLFHYRNHGDDVGRVLAGISVPPQEQALLTAALAHLGYPYVDETANPACRLFLDGA; encoded by the coding sequence ATGCAGGACACCATCCGCCGCATCCTCACCGCCCGCGTCTATGACGTGGCGGAGGAAACGCCTCTCGACCCGCTGCGCCGCCTGTCGGCACGGCTCGAGCGGCCTGTCTTGCTAAAGCGGGAGGACTTGCAGCCGGTCTTTTCGTTCAAGATCCGCGGCGCTTACAACAAGATCGCCAGCCTGTCGGAAGATGAACTGTCCAGGGGCGTCATCTGCGCCTCGGCCGGCAATCACGCGCAAGGGGTGGCCCTGGCGGCCGCACGTCGCGACATTCCCGCCACCATTGTCATGCCCACCACCACCCCCGGCATTAAGGTCGCGGCCGTGCGCGCCCTGGGCGGCGAGGTCGTACTGCATGGCGACAGCTTCGATGAGGCCTACGCCCACGCTCGTGAGTTGGAGGGCCTGACCGGCGCGGCGTTCATCCACCCCTTCGACGACCCCGACGTCATCGCGGGCCAGGGCACGGTGGGCCTCGAGATCGCCCGTCAGCACGCCGATCCGATCGAAGCCGTCTTCGTGCCCATCGGCGGCGGCGGCCTGGCGGCCGGCGTCGCGGCCATCATCAAATTCCTGCGGCCCGAGACCCAGATCGTTGGAGTCGAGCCGGTGGATGCGCCGACGATGAAGTCCGCCATCGACGCGGGGCAGGTCGTGACCTTGAACGAGGTCGGCCTGTTCGCCGACGGCGTCGCCGTGCGTCGAGCCGGGACCGAGACCTTCCGCCTGTGCAAGGATCTGCTGGACGAGATCGTGCTGGTGGACACCGACGCCATCTGCGCCGCGATCAAGGACATCTTTGATGATAGCCGTGCCATCGCCGAACCCTCCGGAGCCGTCGCACTGGCCGGGCTGAAAGCCTGGGCCGCCGCCCATCCCGGAAGCGGGAGTCTGATCGCCGTCAACTCGGGCGCCAATCTGAACTTCGACCGGCTGCGTCATGTCGCCGAACGGGCCGAGATCGGAGAGGGCGCTGAGGCCCTGCTGGCCGTGGCGATGAAGGACGACCGCGACGACTACCGTCGATTCCTGGACAGTCTGGACGGTCGTTCGGTCACCGAGTTCAACTATCGCTGGTCCGGCGACGGGCAGGCGCAAATCTTCGTCGGCGTCGCCCTGCGAAACGGTCCGCACGAGCGGGACGACCTGATCGCGGCCCTGCGTTCGGGCGGTTACGCCGTCGAGGACATGAGCGACAATGAGACTGCCAAGCTGCATGTCCGCTACATGGTGGGCGGCCGCACCGTCGGCCTGCCCCATGAACGCATCCTGCGCTTCCAGTTCCCCGAACGCCCCGGCGCCTTCCTGCGGTTCCTGAACAGCCTCCAACCCGCCTGGGCCCTAACGCTGTTTCACTATCGCAATCACGGCGACGACGTCGGCCGAGTTCTGGCGGGCATCAGCGTGCCGCCCCAGGAGCAGGCCCTGCTGACCGCCGCCCTGGCCCATCTGGGCTACCCCTACGTCGACGAGACCGCCAATCCGGCGTGCCGCCTGTTTCTGGACGGCGCGTAA
- the nadA gene encoding quinolinate synthase NadA produces the protein MEMIMADGAFGLTKELERETAGVWAKVKDHVTPLEWPAQARLISEINWLKRERDAVILAHNYMTPEIFHGVGDYVGDSLGLAKEAARSDAKVIVQAGVHFMAETSKILSPEKTVLIPDLRAGCSLASSITGADVRLIKQRYPGLPVVTYVNTTADVKAETDICCTSANAVQVVEWAAREWGVDRVILIPDEFLARNVAAQTTVGIIAWKGRCEVHERFTVDDIAEMRAAYPGAEILAHPECPEDVLAAADFAGSTAAMTDYVEARRPKQVVMITECSMASNVAGDVPGVQFIGPCNLCPHMKRITLQNIHDCLLNMQFEVTVPADMIERGRLAVQRMIDLPPPAVPARYDLVKARHHVDVELI, from the coding sequence ATGGAGATGATCATGGCTGACGGCGCCTTTGGTCTGACGAAAGAGTTGGAGCGGGAAACCGCCGGGGTGTGGGCCAAGGTCAAGGACCACGTCACGCCGCTGGAATGGCCCGCGCAGGCGCGGCTGATCAGCGAGATCAACTGGCTGAAGCGCGAGCGCGACGCCGTGATCCTGGCCCACAACTATATGACGCCCGAAATCTTCCACGGAGTCGGCGACTATGTTGGCGACAGCCTTGGCCTGGCCAAGGAGGCCGCGCGGTCGGACGCGAAGGTGATCGTCCAGGCGGGCGTCCACTTCATGGCCGAGACGTCCAAGATCCTGTCGCCCGAGAAGACGGTGCTGATCCCGGACCTGCGCGCCGGGTGCTCGCTGGCGTCGTCGATCACCGGGGCGGATGTGCGGCTGATCAAGCAGCGCTATCCGGGCCTGCCGGTCGTGACCTATGTGAACACCACCGCCGATGTGAAGGCCGAGACCGACATCTGCTGCACGTCCGCCAACGCCGTTCAGGTGGTGGAATGGGCGGCCAGGGAATGGGGCGTGGATCGCGTCATCCTGATCCCGGACGAATTCCTGGCGCGCAACGTCGCGGCCCAGACGACGGTCGGCATCATCGCCTGGAAAGGCCGCTGCGAGGTGCATGAGCGGTTCACGGTGGACGATATCGCCGAGATGCGCGCGGCCTATCCGGGCGCGGAAATCCTGGCCCACCCCGAATGCCCCGAAGACGTGCTGGCGGCGGCGGATTTCGCCGGATCGACGGCGGCGATGACTGACTATGTCGAGGCGCGCCGGCCCAAACAGGTGGTGATGATCACCGAATGTTCGATGGCCTCGAACGTCGCTGGCGACGTGCCGGGCGTGCAGTTCATCGGCCCGTGCAACCTGTGCCCGCACATGAAGCGGATCACACTGCAGAACATCCACGACTGCCTGCTGAACATGCAGTTTGAGGTGACGGTGCCCGCCGACATGATCGAGCGTGGACGTCTGGCGGTGCAGCGAATGATCGACCTGCCGCCGCCCGCCGTTCCCGCGCGCTACGACCTGGTCAAGGCGCGCCACCATGTCGATGTGGAGCTGATCTGA
- a CDS encoding cell wall hydrolase produces the protein MSHSSQTRAILRADRVAKIKPMTAAAAFGGLLGLAIGCAYLGGTTARATTLRAQAERIQGATAAGFTEEALAAAAGGLDASALTIARRHDPYTSAGSAQRDRQAELLAARLEQLRAPGDPNLRRASLTAPTAAPAFRVANALDASRDLDCLTQAVYYEARGEGADGMKAVAQVVLNRVRHPAFPKTVCGVVFQGAARSTGCQFSFTCSGAMRGRVNQAAWNRARTVASNAMSGSVFSRVGNATHFHTTAVTPGWRSSLVQISQVGSHLFYRFGGRSSTGGTFTYAARRATPADQPRLIQAGLNPVETARQAGQAVAYSMVLAQEGRALPTPAAQSTTPSPAATRAAAAQPASRPARAHDTPAKTDVAETASSPA, from the coding sequence TTGTCGCATTCCTCGCAGACGCGCGCCATTCTGCGCGCCGATCGTGTGGCCAAGATCAAGCCCATGACGGCTGCTGCAGCCTTTGGCGGTCTGTTGGGACTGGCGATCGGATGCGCCTATCTGGGCGGCACGACGGCGCGCGCGACGACGCTGCGCGCCCAGGCCGAACGGATTCAGGGCGCCACCGCCGCCGGTTTCACGGAAGAAGCCCTTGCCGCCGCCGCCGGCGGCCTCGACGCCAGCGCCCTGACTATCGCGCGGCGTCATGATCCCTATACCAGCGCGGGCTCGGCCCAGCGCGATCGCCAGGCCGAACTGCTGGCCGCCCGTCTCGAGCAGCTCCGCGCGCCGGGCGATCCCAATCTTCGCCGCGCCAGCCTGACCGCACCGACCGCCGCGCCCGCCTTCCGCGTGGCCAACGCCCTAGACGCCAGCCGCGATCTCGATTGCCTGACCCAGGCCGTCTATTACGAAGCCCGTGGCGAAGGCGCCGACGGCATGAAGGCCGTGGCTCAGGTGGTCCTCAACCGCGTGCGCCACCCCGCTTTCCCCAAGACCGTCTGCGGCGTCGTCTTCCAGGGCGCGGCGCGCAGCACCGGTTGCCAATTCTCCTTCACCTGCTCCGGCGCGATGCGCGGCCGCGTCAACCAGGCCGCCTGGAACCGCGCCAGGACCGTGGCCTCGAACGCCATGTCGGGGTCGGTCTTCTCGCGCGTCGGCAATGCGACCCATTTCCACACCACCGCCGTGACGCCGGGCTGGCGTTCGTCGCTGGTCCAGATCAGCCAGGTCGGCAGCCATCTGTTCTATCGCTTCGGCGGCCGCTCAAGCACCGGCGGGACCTTCACCTACGCCGCCCGTCGTGCGACGCCGGCGGACCAACCGCGCCTGATCCAGGCCGGCCTCAACCCGGTCGAAACCGCGCGTCAGGCCGGACAGGCGGTCGCCTATTCGATGGTGCTGGCGCAGGAAGGTCGCGCCCTGCCCACGCCAGCTGCCCAGTCGACGACGCCTTCTCCTGCCGCCACGCGCGCCGCCGCGGCCCAACCGGCTTCCCGCCCCGCGCGGGCGCACGACACGCCGGCCAAGACCGACGTCGCCGAAACGGCCTCCAGCCCCGCTTGA
- a CDS encoding L-aspartate oxidase has product MNRTRHDGPLIVGAGLAGLSAALEAAKSGAKVLVVTPEPLLNACSSAWAQGGMAAALTAQDSAALHASDTEAAGAGLVEPIAARALTDAGRETVEWLAALGAPFDRNADGGFVVSLEAAHSVPRVARVGGDGAGRAILSAVVAAVRAEKLIEVWDDARLKALSQDADGRVVGAVVARGDRLVEITATAAVLATGGAGGLFAATTTPAALKGEGMALAARAGAEILDPEFVQFHPTAIDVGLDPAPLATEALRGEGARLIDGQGRFLLGEADDADLKPRDVVARAVHAARADGRGAFLDARAAIGDEFPHAFPAVFAACMRAGLDPRVSPIPVMAACHYHMGGIAADADGRTTVSGLYAVGECAATGVHGANRLASNSLLEAAAFGRRAGRSAAKEVGGGRALAADISPDLLDAAMAELRTAMTAHAGVVRDEEGLQTLIALIDRLESQHGSAAVLLAARLIAQAALDRRESRGGHYRSDYPQTDRAAVHTRVRIPHPAALEAAE; this is encoded by the coding sequence ATGAACCGAACGCGGCATGACGGACCTCTGATCGTCGGGGCGGGGCTGGCGGGGCTGTCGGCCGCGCTGGAGGCGGCGAAGTCTGGGGCCAAGGTTCTGGTCGTGACGCCCGAGCCGTTGCTGAACGCCTGTTCGTCCGCCTGGGCGCAGGGCGGGATGGCGGCGGCGCTGACGGCGCAGGACTCGGCCGCATTGCACGCCAGCGATACCGAGGCGGCGGGCGCGGGCCTGGTCGAGCCGATCGCGGCGCGCGCCCTGACCGACGCCGGGCGCGAGACGGTGGAGTGGCTGGCGGCCCTGGGCGCGCCGTTCGACCGGAATGCGGACGGCGGCTTCGTCGTCAGCCTGGAGGCGGCCCATTCCGTTCCCCGCGTGGCGCGAGTCGGCGGCGACGGGGCGGGCCGTGCCATCCTATCGGCCGTCGTCGCGGCGGTGCGGGCCGAGAAGTTGATCGAGGTCTGGGACGACGCGCGGCTTAAGGCCCTGTCGCAGGACGCCGACGGCCGGGTTGTCGGGGCGGTGGTCGCGCGCGGCGACCGCCTGGTCGAGATAACGGCGACGGCGGCGGTGCTGGCCACTGGCGGTGCGGGCGGTCTGTTCGCGGCGACCACGACCCCGGCGGCGTTGAAGGGTGAGGGGATGGCGCTGGCCGCGCGCGCCGGCGCGGAAATCCTCGATCCGGAGTTCGTGCAGTTCCACCCCACCGCCATCGACGTGGGACTGGACCCCGCGCCGCTGGCGACCGAGGCGCTGCGGGGCGAAGGCGCGCGATTGATCGACGGGCAGGGGCGGTTCCTGCTGGGCGAGGCGGACGACGCCGACCTGAAGCCGCGTGACGTGGTGGCGCGGGCGGTCCATGCGGCGCGCGCCGACGGGCGAGGGGCCTTTCTGGATGCGCGGGCAGCGATCGGGGACGAGTTTCCCCACGCGTTTCCCGCCGTCTTCGCCGCCTGCATGCGCGCCGGGCTGGACCCGCGCGTCAGCCCGATCCCGGTGATGGCGGCCTGCCACTATCACATGGGCGGGATCGCCGCCGATGCCGACGGCCGTACGACGGTTTCAGGCCTCTATGCGGTCGGAGAATGTGCGGCGACCGGCGTGCACGGCGCAAACCGGCTGGCGTCCAACTCCCTGCTGGAAGCGGCGGCCTTCGGTCGGCGCGCGGGCCGGTCGGCGGCCAAGGAAGTCGGCGGCGGCCGCGCCTTGGCAGCTGATATCTCGCCTGACCTGCTGGATGCGGCGATGGCCGAACTGCGGACCGCCATGACGGCGCATGCGGGTGTGGTGCGTGATGAGGAGGGACTGCAGACTCTGATCGCCCTGATCGACCGGCTGGAGAGCCAGCACGGGTCGGCGGCCGTCCTGTTGGCGGCGAGGCTCATCGCTCAGGCGGCGCTGGACAGGCGCGAAAGCCGGGGCGGACACTACCGGTCGGACTATCCGCAAACGGATAGGGCGGCTGTGCACACGCGAGTGCGGATCCCACACCCGGCGGCGCTGGAGGCGGCGGAATGA
- a CDS encoding DUF6481 family protein, whose product MKDLKTGFSDRITAQQEAKKALLAKFKPKAAAPDPEFERLAEKRAAEKEALRQQHELAKAEQRREKAEKEAARLAAELAAQEEIDAEKRADRKARKQLTKEEQKAKRDARYAARKARR is encoded by the coding sequence ATGAAAGATCTGAAGACCGGATTCTCCGACCGCATTACCGCCCAGCAAGAGGCCAAGAAGGCCCTGCTCGCCAAATTCAAGCCCAAGGCCGCCGCGCCCGATCCCGAGTTCGAGCGCTTGGCCGAAAAGCGCGCCGCCGAAAAGGAAGCCCTGCGCCAGCAGCACGAGCTGGCCAAGGCCGAGCAGCGCCGTGAAAAGGCGGAAAAGGAAGCCGCGCGTCTGGCCGCCGAACTGGCGGCCCAGGAAGAGATCGACGCGGAAAAGCGCGCCGACCGCAAGGCGCGCAAGCAACTGACCAAGGAAGAGCAGAAGGCCAAGCGCGACGCCCGTTACGCCGCCCGCAAGGCCCGCCGCTAA